Proteins encoded in a region of the Populus nigra chromosome 3, ddPopNigr1.1, whole genome shotgun sequence genome:
- the LOC133688440 gene encoding secoisolariciresinol dehydrogenase-like — MTPPLSFKWLEGKVALITGGASGIGECTAKVFAHHGAKVVVADIQDESGRSLAKALGPSNSTYVHCDVTDEAQVKNAVNAAVTTYGKLDIMFNNAGIADESKARIIDNEKADFERVLQTNVTGVFLGIKHAARVMIPGRNGTIISTASVSSKVGAAASHAYCCSKHAVLGLTKNAAVELGQFGIRVNCLSPYALATPLAKQVIGHDDEQLENLMHAFGTLKGVTLQAEDVANAALYLASDEARYVSGHNLFIDGGFTIQNPSFRMFQYPEESS; from the exons ATGACCCCTCCTCTTTCATTTAAAtg GCTGGAAGGAAAAGTAGCCTTAATCACTGGAGGAGCCAGCGGCATTGGAGAATGCACAGCTAAAGTGTTTGCCCACCACGGTGCCAAAGTGGTCGTAGCTGACATCCAAGATGAATCGGGTCGTTCACTTGCTAAAGCCCTAGGCCCATCAAACTCTACCTATGTGCACTGTGACGTAACTGATGAGGCCCAAGTAAAAAATGCTGTGAACGCCGCTGTCACAACTTATGGCAAGCTAGACATAATGTTCAACAATGCTGGCATTGCTGATGAGAGCAAAGCACGCATAATTGACAATGAAAAGGCTGATTTTGAACGTGTTCTGCAGACTAATGTGACGGGAGTTTTTCTTGGCATCAAACATGCAGCCCGTGTCATGATCCCGGGACGCAATGGTACCATAATTTCAACTGCCAGTGTTAGCTCAAAAGTTGGTGCTGCTGCCTCACATGCATATTGTTGCTCCAAGCATGCTGTTCTAGGACTCACCAAAAATGCTGCTGTTGAGCTTGGGCAATTTGGCATCAGAGTGAACTGTTTATCACCTTATGCGCTTGCAACCCCTTTAGCAAAACAAGTTATTGGTCATGATGATGAACAGCTTGAGAATTTGATGCACGCTTTTGGTACCCTAAAGGGTGTGACCCTTCAGGCAGAAGATGTAGCCAACGCAGCACTTTATCTGGCAAGTGATGAAGCTAGATATGTCAGTGGGCACAATTTATTCATAGATGGGGGTTTTACCATTCAGAACCCATCATTCCGCATGTTCCAGTACCCTGAAGAGTCGTCATAA
- the LOC133688442 gene encoding (+)-borneol dehydrogenase 1-like, whose amino-acid sequence MSLLMAKKMGLSWLAAGEKDGRPREGKPLACGGRGLVLMEELGLLGLDEEGPAGRGKMVAELLGEGEDRGREDEHKRGEEDETKIQPWGETYYFRLAGKVSIITGGASGIGASAVQLFHENGAKVVLADIQDNLGQALAQKLGEDVCYIHCDVSNEDEVSNLVDATVKKHGKLDIMYNNAGILGRPLGSILDTPKSDLDRLISVNLVGCFLGAKHAARVMVNQGQGCILFTASACTAIGGLATPAYAVTKHGIVGLAKNLAAELGQYGIRVNCVSPYGVATPMYEGFSADTAPMIEESLEQMGNLKGKIPKVEDMARAALYLASDEANYVSGMNLVVDGGFSVVNPTMMKALYPAKL is encoded by the exons ATGTCGCTGCTGATGGCGAAGAAGATGGGTTTGTCTTGGCTCGCAGCTGGGGAGAAAGATGGTCGGCCGAGAGAGGGGAAGCCTTTGGCGTGCGGCGGTCGAGGGTTGGTGTTGATGGAGGAGCTGGGTCTGCTCGGGTTGGATGAAGAGGGTCCGGCTGGAAGAGGAAAAATGGTGGCTGAGCTGCTTGGTGAGGGAGAAGACCGAGGAAGGGAAGATGAGCATAAACGGGGTGAAGAAGATGAAACAAAAATCCAGCCCTGGGGGGAGACG TACTATTTCAGATTAGCAGGCAAGGTGTCAATCATAACCGGTGGCGCGAGCGGCATAGGAGCAAGTGCAGTGCAACTTTTCCATGAAAATGGTGCTAAGGTCGTTCTTGCCGATATCCAAGACAACCTAGGCCAAGCCCTTGCTCAAAAACTTGGTGAAGATGTTTGCTACATCCACTGTGATGTTTCAAACGAAGATGAAGTTAGCAATCTTGTAGACGCCACCGTTAAAAAACATGGTAAGCTTGATATAATGTATAACAATGCAGGCATCCTCGGTCGTCCTTTAGGAAGCATTTTGGACACCCCGAAATCAGATCTAGACCGCCTAATTAGTGTAAACCTGGTAGGTTGTTTCCTTGGAGCCAAACATGCAGCTAGGGTCATGGTAAACCAAGGTCAGGGTTGCATTTTATTCACAGCCAGTGCTTGTACAGCTATTGGTGGACTTGCAACTCCCGCTTATGCAGTGACCAAACATGGTATCGTGGGGTTAGCGAAAAACTTAGCGGCTGAGTTAGGGCAGTATGGTATAAGAGTAAATTGTGTTTCGCCTTATGGAGTAGCAACCCCCATGTATGAGGGATTTTCAGCAGATACTGCGCCAATGATAGAAGAATCACTGGAACAAATGGGTAATCTAAAGGGGAAAATTCCCAAGGTGGAAGACATGGCCAGGGCTGCACTATACTTGGCTAGTGATGAAGCAAATTATGTGAGTGGGATGAATCTTGTCGTGGATGGTGGGTTCAGTGTTGTTAATCCTACAATGATGAAAGCTTTGTACCCCGCTAAATTATAA